The stretch of DNA CGGTATAAAGCCTCCTCCAAGCCTAATAGGGAGTATCTGCATAACGGCCAAGAGATCCTTCGTGCAGGAGCGGACAGCATACAGGGAGGCTTGAAATAAGGGTTTCAGGCTATATCATGCTATTAACATGGTGGGCCCCCGGGTGAGGCTGTTCGGCGCTGCCGAGCCCGCTCCCGGATCGGACGGCTATGATGACCACCGGGTTAGATAGACGGGGGCCCTAGCACGCGTGGAGACCGCTCAGAATTAACTGGTTTAATGTTAGTTAGAACTACTTCGTTCCCCCATGGACTCTCCTGCTATTAGCGTTAGGCGCTATCGCCATAGTGTAATTCTCAGATCCCCAACGATCGATGCACTCTGTTAGAAGCCACCGAAGGGGCTCGAACTCGGCGTGAAATAATGGATCACAGGTGGTTGTAGGGGTGAAGTAATGGTGAGGCGAGCTGGCACATAACCTATCTTTTCACAAGCCTTAGCCAGAGTTCGTGAAGCCTTGTGTCCCCAGTGAGCTCTGGGTGGAAGCTAGTTGCGAGTAGGGGGCCCTGAACTGCCGCGACCCCAACCCTCTGACCGTTGTAGTCGAGCCAGCTTATGATCCTAGCTGGACTCTCCGCTGCCGTTATCGCAGGGCTCCTTATGAACACGCCGCGGAACCTCCCGTCGAGACCCTCTATCTCCAGGTCGGCTTCGAAGCTCTCCCTCTGCCTGCCGAAGAAGTTTCTCACAACTTCAACCCTCATAACCCCCAGTAGTGGCTGGCTCTTCTCCCCTACGACCTTGTCCCTAACCTTCCCAGCCAGTATTATAGCCCCTGCGCACGTCCCCATGGCTGGGAGGCCGTTGAGGACCTGCTCCCTCAGAGGCTCTAGGACGCCCAGCCTCTTCGCCAGTATCCCGATGGTCGTGCTTTCACCGCCCGGTATAATTACGCCGTCCAGCCCCTTGAGGTCCTCCGGCTTTTTGACGACTACCGCCTCGCCATGCACGCCCAGGCGGTCGAAGGTCCTCCTAAGCATGTAAACGTGCTCGTAAACGCCCCCCTGATAGCCTAATACGCCTATCCTCAAGCCTCAGCACCCCTGACCTGAAGCAGCTCCTCAGGGCTCAGCTTACGTATGTCTATACCCATCATACTCTTGGCCTCGCTCACCATCCTCTGGGCCTCGGCCACAGCCTCGGGGTCGTCCCACATGCTTGTGGCCAACACTATGGCAGCCGCCCTCTCACTCGGGTCGGAACTCTTGAAAATCCCGCTGCCCACGAAAACGCCGTCAGCTCCTAGCCACATCATTAGAGCGGCGTCTGCGGGTGTGGCTATGCCTCCAGCAGCAAAGTTAACGACGGGAAGTCTTCCCAACCGTGCCGTGAGGTCTACAAGCTGGTGGGGGACGCCGTACTCCCTAGCCACCCTAAGCCTTTCCTCTGCTGAGAGGCCACGGAGCCTCCATATGTCGCCCATGATAAGCTTCATGTGCCTCACGGCCTCGGCTACGTTGCCGGTCCCAGCCTCACCCTTAGTCCTTATCATTGAGGCACCCTCGGCTATCCTCCTAAGAGCCTCAGCAAGGCTCCTAGCGCCATTTACGAAGGGTACTTTGAAGAGCCACTTGTTTATGTGGTGCTTCTCGTCCACCGGGGTGAGGACCTCGCTCTCGTCTATCATGTCAACGCCTATAGACTCTAGTATCATAGCCTCGTAGTAGTGGCCTATCCTGACTTTTGCCATGACCGGTATAGTTATGCTGGACATGACCTGCTCTATCACCTTAACGTCAGCCATTCTAGCAACGCCGCCGGCCTTCCTGACGTCGTACGGTAGCTTGTCGAGAACCATTACAGCGACGGCGCCAGCGTCCTCAGCTATACCGGCCTGCTCGACGTTCGTTACGTCCATAACAACGCCGCCCTTCTGGTAAATGGGGAACCCGAGCTTCACGGCAACAGTACCGTTCACAGGCTTCTCGAGAGCCTCAGGGAGCTTCTCTGGCCCGTAAGCCAGCCATACTCCCTCCTCCCTGAGCTTATCCCCCGCTTCCGCGAGCCGGTAGAAGAAGTCGACTATCTCGTTAAACCCCACCTCATAAAGCCTTACAGAGTCGCTAAAGGGACTATACTTTGGAATCAAGCCTCTACACCGCCCCCCGCTATAGCCTCCGTCTATTATAATATTGTCGGTATTGTGGGTTTATAGCTAAAGCCTGTGTGACCCTGGCTGCAAGCCCGCTAAACTATGTCATCCCTCCTAAGCTCCACCGCCTTCTTCAACACGCCAGACTCTCGGGCCAGCCTGTATAAGGTGCGGTGGGCCTCTACTCCATCATCACCCATATCCATAGTCCTCTCGTTCACGTACATCTTTATAAAACGGGCCACAAGTTCCCTATCCTTAACCCTGCTATATCGCATGGCATAATCGAGAGCCTCGTCGAAGTGCTGATAAGCGTATTCGATGCTCAACCTAAGCGCGTCTCTAAACGCCTCTGCGGCGCCACGGCCCAGCCTCCTGCTGAAAACGTCTACACCGAGAGGCATGGGCAGGCCTCCTGTAACCCGGGCCCACCAGTCCCAAAGGTCGAGAACTACAGTTAAGCCCCTCCTCGAGTATGCAATCTGCTCCTCGTGTATGAGAAGACCGGCGTCCACTCTCCCATCCTCCACCATGGCTGGTATCTCATCGAACCTAGCGTAGACAGGAGTAAACCTGCCTCGGAGCGCTATAGTCAGTATTAGACCTGCGGTAGTGTATCTGCCGGGGACCGCTATCCGCGAGCCCTCGAGCCTGACACTCTCACTCTTGGAAACCACGACGGGGCCGTAGCCCTCCCCCATGCTAGCCCCGGTTCTGAGGAGGAAGTACCTATCCACTATGTAGGCGTAGGCATGGGCGCTGACCGCGCTGGCGTCTACATCCCTCCCCTCTTCCACAAGCCATCTGTTAAGAGTCTCTATATCCTCTATCACATGCCTGACCCCCCGGAACCCCCTAATCTCTACAGCACCCGCCACAATACCGTAGAACATGAAAGCGTCGTCGGCGTCGGGAGTATGAGCTATAGTCAGAATTCCACCCTCACCCAACCACTGCACCCACGACTAACAGGATGAAGTGTAGGGTGTATAACCGCTGGTTCCCCCCCAGCCCACGCTGACCCCGCAGGCGGGCCAGAGTTTAATTTTAAGCTAATATCCCCCTGAGCCATACAGCTTTACGAGCGGGTGTGTATCATAGTTGTCAAAACTCGCTGGCATAGCTGAAGATAGTGTTTTGGAGAGGATTCTGGATAGCGCTGACGAGCTCGGCTTAGGTGATACCCTGCACAGAGCCCTCGAGGGGAGGGCTTCAGCTCGCGACATTGTGGAGCTATACAGCGCCCCAGCTCCCCTCTTAGGCGCTGTAGCCCGGAGGGTAACCGATCTCCTAACTGGCAGGAGGGTTGGCTACATAGTTAACATGATTATGAACTATACTAACATATGCGTGGTAGGCTGCACTTTCTGCAGCTTCTACAGGAAGCCTAAGCATCCCGAGGCCTACAAGCTGGAGGCTAGGGAGGCGGCAGCCCAGGTAGTCGAGGCGTGGAGGAAATACAGGATAAGGCAGGTCCTCTTCCAGGGCGGCGTCGACCCAGCAATACCAATAGAGTATTATGAAGAGGCTTTCAGGGCGATCAAATCAGAGACGGGAGGGGAGGTGGCGATACACGGCCTCAGCGTTGTTGAGATAGAGTGGCTCTCGAAGGTCAGCAGGATGAGTGTAGGAGAGGTTGTTGAGAGGCTGAGGGATGCTGGTATGGACAGCGTGCCTGGTGCTGGGGCCGAGATACTGAGCGACAGGGTCAGGAGGATTATAAGCCCGCTTAAAAGCAGCGCGGACACGTGGATCAGGACGATGGAGACTATTATGGAGAAGGGGCTGCCTATAAGCGCTACAATGGTCTACGGCCACGTGGAAACCCTGGAAGAGAGGGCGGAGCACCTGCTGAAGCTCCTAGAGTTGCAGAGGAGGAAGGGGAGGATAATGGCTTTCATAGCATGGAACTTCGAGCCCGAGAACAACGAGCTCGGAAGGAAGATCCCGTATCCAGCAGGTGGCACGGAGCTCCTGAAAACCGTCGCTATAGCGAGGATAGTCTTCAGAGGCGAGATACGGTGGATCCAAGCGGGGTGGCTGACGGCGGGTGTTAAGCTTGGCCAGGCTACGCTCGAGTACGGGGCGAACGACTGGGGCGGCACCCTTTATGGCGAGAAGGTCCTCCCAGAGGCGGGGGTGCCGTTGCCAAAGCTCGTCAGGAGGAGTATTGAGAGGCTGATATGGGAGGCCGGTTACGAGCCCGTGGAGAGGGACAACTGGTACAGGCCCGTTTCGCCATCGGGCTGAACTGAGGCGGGGGGTGTGTTACAGTGGGTTTGATCCCTCCCAAGTGGCTCGAGAGGATGGTTGAGGCCTATAGAGACCCTAGCCTAGAGAGGGCGGTATACGGAGAGGTCCTCACCAGGAGCGATATTGAGAGGCTGCTCTCCGAGACGCCGCTCCATCCCATGGCCGCCGCTGCAGATTACTATGCCAGGGTCATCAAGAAAGGTGTTGGCAGTTACATAGTTAACATCTACCTAGCCTACACTAACGTGTGCGTAACTAGATGCACCTTCTGCGATTTCTACGTCCCCCCAGAGAGGAGGAGCAGTGGCTACACGCACCCTCCTGAGCACCTAGGCCGTGTCGCCGGGCTGGCCCGGAAGAGGCTAGGGGTTAGGGAGGTTCATATGGTGGGAGGTAATGATCCGGAGCTACCCCTAGAGTATTATGAGGAGGCTATTAGAGAGATAAAGAGGGTGGCGCCGGGCGTCGTTTTAAAGGCTTTTACAGCAGAGGAGATAGGGTTCATAGCGAAGGCTACCGGAAACACGCCTAAAGAGGTCCTCGCAAGGTTCAGAGAGGCGGGCCTAGACGCTCTCCCCGGAGGAGGAGCCGAGGTTCTGAGCGAGGAGGTGAGGAAGAGGATAGCGCCTCTAAAGATATCCAGCGATGAGTACCTAGAGATACATAGGCTGGCGCACAGTATGGGTATAAGGAGCAATATAACTCTACTCTACGCTCATATAGAGGAGCCTAGACATGTGGCCGAACACCTATACAGGATCAGGAGGCTTCAGGAGGAGACTGGCGGGTTCATAAGCTTCATACCGATCAGGTTCAACCCGGGCAAGACGCCCCTATCGAGGCACCCGGAGTATGTTAAGAAGGGTGACAGAGGGGGCCTCTACGATCTGAGGATAGTAGCTGCGAGCAGGCTCGCCCTCCTTGGCGCCATAGACAATATAATGGCGTACTGGGTTAGCATGGGCGAGAAGCTCGCCCAGGCAGCCCTCTCCCACGGTGCTAACGACATTGGAGGAACCTTCTATAACGAGAGCGTCATAAGCGCGGCCAGCAGCCTTAGGAAGAGGAAAGGCATGAGCCCCGCGAGACTCGTGTTTAACATAGCAACAGCCGGGTGGACGCCTATGGAGAGGGACACTTTCTACAACTACTACCCTCCAAGAGCCGAGCCTCCCCGGCTCCCCTGGATGCAGGGCTAGAGCTGCCGGGACACCTAGCCAAGACATTATCTAGGTCTAGGCAGGCTGGTTTGGATGGTCTACGACCTAGCGCTGCCCAGACACTCATACGCCCTACCCCTCATAGATGAGGCCCTCTCCAGAGGCCTCACTGTAGTGGAGCTACAGCCGCCCGAAGCCTACGATGCCCTAGTCGAGGGCAGGGTTAGAGCGGCCCTCATCCCCCTGGCACTAGCCAGAGGAGCCAAGATCTGCCCTGGACCGATGGTGTGGAGCCTCTCTGCCACAATGAGCGTCGCAATCTACTCGTTCTCCGTTAGAAGGCTGGATGACTGCGCAGCCGTGGCTGTTTCAGGCGAGTCGAGGACCTCGCTAGTATACCTCCGTGAAGTTAGGGAGAAGCTGCAAGCCCCTTGGAGTATAGTTCAGGCCGAGAGGGGTTGTGTCACACTGGAGTGCCTCTTATCCCGTGCAGACTGCGCCCTTCTCCTCGGCGACGAAGCTCTCAGGGCGAGGACAAGGCTTCCTCCTATAGAGGACCTCGGGAGGCTCGTGAAGAGGGTTCTCGGGATAAGTCCGGTCTACGCCGTCACAGCATCAATAGAAGATTGCCCCTCAGGACTGCCTAGAGGAGAGCCTGCTGTGAGGAGGAGGCACATAGAAGAGCTGTGTAGGAGAACTGGGCTGGGCCTGAGGGACGCCCTGATGTACTACACTGTGTTAAACCTCTCATACTCGCCTGAGCATCTGGAGAACGCTCTCCATGTATTTGATAGAGAGTAGCCTAGGATAACCGCGATCTAACGGCGATCATTGATTATAGTAGGGGCGGGGATAGTGGCTCGGGGAAATTGTGTGGCTTATATGCTCTCGGGGAACAGTTTCCGCTCGAGCCTCGATATGACATCTTCTCTAAGCTTCTCATACCTCTCCAAACTCCCCACGTCGAACCAGGGGCCGTCGTAGATGTAGGCTACGGCCTTGGACTTCCTCACTAGTATAGGCATCATGTCCCCCATGATGTCGAAGCTGGTTCCCAGGCCTTCTGCTGCCTCGCGGAAGGCCTCTTTTCTAAATATCGCCACCCCTATGAAGACGTTGACTCCTATCCACGGCTTCTCCTCCACATCCTCTATGACGCCTTCTCGCCCCGCTTTCACAACTCCGACGGGAACTTGGTACCTCTCCGCCACCG from Aeropyrum pernix K1 encodes:
- a CDS encoding radical SAM protein, with product MGLIPPKWLERMVEAYRDPSLERAVYGEVLTRSDIERLLSETPLHPMAAAADYYARVIKKGVGSYIVNIYLAYTNVCVTRCTFCDFYVPPERRSSGYTHPPEHLGRVAGLARKRLGVREVHMVGGNDPELPLEYYEEAIREIKRVAPGVVLKAFTAEEIGFIAKATGNTPKEVLARFREAGLDALPGGGAEVLSEEVRKRIAPLKISSDEYLEIHRLAHSMGIRSNITLLYAHIEEPRHVAEHLYRIRRLQEETGGFISFIPIRFNPGKTPLSRHPEYVKKGDRGGLYDLRIVAASRLALLGAIDNIMAYWVSMGEKLAQAALSHGANDIGGTFYNESVISAASSLRKRKGMSPARLVFNIATAGWTPMERDTFYNYYPPRAEPPRLPWMQG
- a CDS encoding CofH family radical SAM protein — translated: MSKLAGIAEDSVLERILDSADELGLGDTLHRALEGRASARDIVELYSAPAPLLGAVARRVTDLLTGRRVGYIVNMIMNYTNICVVGCTFCSFYRKPKHPEAYKLEAREAAAQVVEAWRKYRIRQVLFQGGVDPAIPIEYYEEAFRAIKSETGGEVAIHGLSVVEIEWLSKVSRMSVGEVVERLRDAGMDSVPGAGAEILSDRVRRIISPLKSSADTWIRTMETIMEKGLPISATMVYGHVETLEERAEHLLKLLELQRRKGRIMAFIAWNFEPENNELGRKIPYPAGGTELLKTVAIARIVFRGEIRWIQAGWLTAGVKLGQATLEYGANDWGGTLYGEKVLPEAGVPLPKLVRRSIERLIWEAGYEPVERDNWYRPVSPSG
- the pdxT gene encoding pyridoxal 5'-phosphate synthase glutaminase subunit PdxT — encoded protein: MRIGVLGYQGGVYEHVYMLRRTFDRLGVHGEAVVVKKPEDLKGLDGVIIPGGESTTIGILAKRLGVLEPLREQVLNGLPAMGTCAGAIILAGKVRDKVVGEKSQPLLGVMRVEVVRNFFGRQRESFEADLEIEGLDGRFRGVFIRSPAITAAESPARIISWLDYNGQRVGVAAVQGPLLATSFHPELTGDTRLHELWLRLVKR
- the pdxS gene encoding pyridoxal 5'-phosphate synthase lyase subunit PdxS, coding for MIPKYSPFSDSVRLYEVGFNEIVDFFYRLAEAGDKLREEGVWLAYGPEKLPEALEKPVNGTVAVKLGFPIYQKGGVVMDVTNVEQAGIAEDAGAVAVMVLDKLPYDVRKAGGVARMADVKVIEQVMSSITIPVMAKVRIGHYYEAMILESIGVDMIDESEVLTPVDEKHHINKWLFKVPFVNGARSLAEALRRIAEGASMIRTKGEAGTGNVAEAVRHMKLIMGDIWRLRGLSAEERLRVAREYGVPHQLVDLTARLGRLPVVNFAAGGIATPADAALMMWLGADGVFVGSGIFKSSDPSERAAAIVLATSMWDDPEAVAEAQRMVSEAKSMMGIDIRKLSPEELLQVRGAEA
- a CDS encoding MqnA/MqnD/SBP family protein, whose product is MGEGGILTIAHTPDADDAFMFYGIVAGAVEIRGFRGVRHVIEDIETLNRWLVEEGRDVDASAVSAHAYAYIVDRYFLLRTGASMGEGYGPVVVSKSESVRLEGSRIAVPGRYTTAGLILTIALRGRFTPVYARFDEIPAMVEDGRVDAGLLIHEEQIAYSRRGLTVVLDLWDWWARVTGGLPMPLGVDVFSRRLGRGAAEAFRDALRLSIEYAYQHFDEALDYAMRYSRVKDRELVARFIKMYVNERTMDMGDDGVEAHRTLYRLARESGVLKKAVELRRDDIV
- a CDS encoding menaquinone biosynthetic enzyme MqnA/MqnD family protein, which translates into the protein MVYDLALPRHSYALPLIDEALSRGLTVVELQPPEAYDALVEGRVRAALIPLALARGAKICPGPMVWSLSATMSVAIYSFSVRRLDDCAAVAVSGESRTSLVYLREVREKLQAPWSIVQAERGCVTLECLLSRADCALLLGDEALRARTRLPPIEDLGRLVKRVLGISPVYAVTASIEDCPSGLPRGEPAVRRRHIEELCRRTGLGLRDALMYYTVLNLSYSPEHLENALHVFDRE